ttcaaattaaattataaatgttttaattttcgagtaatattcgaataataatattaattgtgatGATAAATGTATGATGAAATATGTGTTTCGCAATAAGTGatttattaactataaatCATTCTTGGCggaaaatctttgaaattcttaaattgTCTTAACGAACTAATGTTTTTtccgtttatatttttatgaacacGCATTATTCTCAAAATCCTTATTCTCAtaagtaaaaagtaaattagcCATTGAGAAACAGTTTTctatgaaagatttttatgaaagatatCTGTAAAAGATTTTGAGAACGTAAATATGTAGTATCATAtagtatcatatatatatatatatacacatatatatatatatatatatataatgcgtGTCAATGTATATACgcgtaatgaaaaataagttaCTTTCTATAACTATAAGTTCGCAAACATCACCTTTTTAGATAGACATTTGTCCATATCAATCTCCGTACACTCAAAACATAAATTACTtcgtattataatttgaacaaatttttattcgattaacatgtaattgtaaaatatacacATTAATACGCATATATCacttatagtaataaataatctgtCATAACACGTACATGTTAATCTACATATCATGTATACCTGtatttatatacgtgtatatacatacatgcgattgtacatatacgtatatatatgcatgtgtatatacaaataactaatataaaaaaaaaaaaaaaaaaaaaagaaagaaagaaagaaagaataaaatgtaaaattaaaagaggatttttctataacaaataaatttaaaatatttcataaaatacaaTGATAGTTATCAAATACCGCCAAATAAATATACCAACTAAAAAAGCAACAATATATacaacaaagaaaaatgtgtaaaaaaagaaagaaagaaagaaaaaaaatatatgctcGCAGTTTTATTCACAAGTTATAAATgacataaatgataataaaagttataaataatatatatattccaaatgAGAATGCAATAATccgctaataatttttaatttttaaatctttgtaaattttaatttaattttagtgcTTATTActgtttgttatttaattatacaacagAATAGTACaattaaaactgaaaaatatattatgtcattaaataaaattgtcatGCTATTAGAGTTTTACATGCATTGTAATGATTTATGAATATGTAAAAGATtgatatttcatgaaattttctatgaatttaCATCATCGATTAGTCAATTAATAGTCATTTAAGTATGATTACTATTGTATTCCATactataaaggaaaaaaaaaaaaagcatctgcaaaaacaatcaaaaaattgCTTTGTTCCTATAAATGTTcctcattaaattataattatatatatatatattctttttcaaaaatagttttattctcCTTCCTCTCAGTTTAAAAGTTAACTTGCATGCGCAAGCATGCGTACACACACGCGCGGACACGCACACAACTCTCTCTCGTGTTTTGTGTGTATGTATGCGTGTGTGATGtacgtgcgtgcgtgtgtatgtatgtgtgcaTAATGTTTACAGATACGTATAGATGCATGTACATATGCATATGTATttgtatgtacgtatatatacacgttcATGTGCGTACGAACACGCGTGTGTGTACATATGTATgtgaatatgtataattgaatAGACAATACGGCATCTGATTAAAACGCACTTGATCTTAAAGCAATAAGACACACGTGCGTTATTTGTAtacgttaaaataaatcagtgaagtattaaaaaaaaaaaaaaaaaaaaaaatgaaaaagtgagacagaattagaaaatgtgagagagagagagagagagagagagagagagagagagagggagaaaggggTTGTTAGAAGAATTCAGATGCCTTGTGACCTTTTTTTTCCCATAAATTCTGATTATTTAACCTTATGCCTCctgaattcaatattaatactttattttttaatttttatccattatcTCCTCTCTGAGTCCAGACTTAAATATTACATGCAAGAGTACTATGCAAACACacatataataagaaatataagagaACTATACACATTCATTCAATCACTCTGACCGATTTCATGTCCGTAACAGATACATTAGAGAAAATTTAGaacatataaaacatttttccattGGATAAAAtgctatattttattgttttcctAATAGCAAAAgtatccaattattatttaaaaagattaacacATACACGTAGAATTTTTACGATTGCAAATGATACCgcgcattattattatatatttaatgttttcaattattttttatttatttaaatttctataaatgtttttgcgtcccaaaatcaatcaatcagcacaaataaaaagtttcaaatttatgGATTAAGTGTACAACATAAATAATGGACAAACTTtggattaaatgatattttgaaaaaaaaaaaaaaattttaaaggaaaaataataaacattaagaATGTCTTATCGAAAAAGAGTTAAATTCCATACGTATAATTATgacagataataaattaaattttatgactgTGGGacacaatataatacaaaaattcgtTAATCAATTACAGCCAATGATTTATCCAAAACTTAAtaggaaacaaaaaataataaaataataaagaataaagacttatttttcaaaatgaaaaagtttgaTGATGTTTGTGGTGAAAATGTGTGCGAAATGTTTTaggtaacaaattatattctacGACATATGTATCAATTTAAGGAAAAATCTGCCTACTTGATAATGATGCCAGAgggcattaaaaatttacccaTCAAGCATCTCTAACTAAAAATCGAATAGAAACAGCCGAttgttaagaaataaaagttttgtcCCACCATTTTTTTCCCATAGAATTTCCTTTGGTTACTGCTTGCTGATTTAAGGACAATTATCAACTTACGTGCGTGCTTTGTAAATTCTTCGAACAAGTCATCTCGGTCTCGATTCTTTGGAATATTTCCCACAAACAAGCGATGATTGTTATAAGATACGGTAACACCaatctttttccctttccgaATCTCATAATCATTCAGCTGTAAGAATAATGTGGAAGGAGAGTGCCAATTAAGCTTGCCTTTTACAATTTCACCTGCTTATTGGCTGTTCTGAACGTGGGATATCGTGAAGCGACCTTCagggaaattatatatatcttatacgAAGGAACAGGGCaagcaaattaataaatgaatgtgaaaaaataaactgGAGTTAATTATCGTATACGGTCGGTGAATGGatgaatagatatataaaggTAGATAGATAGTTATattgatagatagatagataggtaAGTAGGTACGAAGGTAGATAGGTATATAAGTAGGTAGGAAAATAGGTAAATAGGTAGACAGATAGATAAGTTaagtatataagataaataaatgaataaaaagataagtAGATAGGGAAACTGgtaaacagaaataaatatataaatagacaagttgataaatagaaataagtaGGTATATTCATGGATTAATAGATAGTATTAGATGGGCAGATGGATAGATTGTTAGACAGAATAgttgataaatagaaatagatatatgGATAGCTAGGTAAGGTGATAGGTGTAATAGGTAAGTAGGTAGGTGGATGGGAGTGCCTGTCCGTTTGTTAGCGAGTCAAACGCCCCAGCGGTCCACGCATATCTCCCATACCCCCATGCTTGAGGTCCAGTTATGAATCGCGTTAACATGATGCAAAAACTGATAACAACCACGCAGGACAGCgcgcattatatttattattatctcactatataattttaataattctgccATATTAAATTGCTTCCACATTTTCTCTTCTAAATACTTTGTCTctctttatccttttttattatatatagaaaaaaagaagaaaaaatcaaacaaaagaaatagcaaaataaagaattaaaaaatgaaaataaaggtATACGTTCAAATCGCCAAGAAGATCAAACTTCAAATGTCAAGATTAAAACTACTTGTGTGAGATTGTGTGTTTGCGCGCTTCAGTGTAAATTGTGGTATTTGTTCGCGTGTATATTTGATAGCAAAAAACGAATGGTGTTGATCGTAGTGGTAGTAGTGATGGTTTGGTAccgatcataaaataattgtgatcCTACAATGAAGATGCAATAGAACAACGACGGCGATAACGATAACTATGATAATAAGAACGACTATGATAATAAGAACGGTAATTATGAAAACTAAAGGATAAAGGAACGCTATAAggagtaaaagaaaaattatttgggagaaaagaaaggaagtatattaaataaaagtaggAAATATATAACTCATAACTCAACCTAAATATGCGAGGAAAAGAAGACTTGGACCAGAGAGGTGTTACTGTTCACTAATAAACCGAGAGGCAAGGAGACTGATCAGAACTGAAGGTGACATAGGTAACTGTAAATCGTACGGTCGCGcgtacgattatttttatttcttggatGCTCCAAAATTCCATACCATCTACAACCACTACTTAAAAGCTACCACTCGTAAGTTACAATACAGGTAGACAGGTAGGTATAGGTAGATAGGTAGGTACACACGCCTCGTATTCACTTTACCTGTTAATTTACCAAATTCCTCCAAGATCTCCTCTTTGCCTTTTGACTTTGGTATGTTCCCCACGAAAAGTCGTAGATTAGGAACGCTAATGTTTACTTTCAGATTCTTGCCGGGTTTTATTTCGTGATTATCGAGCTGTGGGATGAAGAAAACAAACACATGCCTCATATTGTTCCAATGATATACACTTCATGTTTTATCTAATTGCGACAAACAAAAGAATTTaggaaagatttttcaaaatatgaaatttagtgaaataattaacatGGCCTGGTTCCATGAAAGCGAGAAAGTGGCATGCGCTTTGTCGCTCGAGTCTTCACAATATAGGAAACCGGCGTTCACGTATGTGCTCctgtaaacaaattttaaacctaccaattttcaaaattttgttacaaaaattgTCACTGTCCAACGAAAGTTAACcaattaagtaaatatacCCCTAACCAATTAAACCACAcgaacttctttttttcgcatCGTCAATGTTCTCCACTCCCAATTTTGCCCACTGAGCAAAGAGGAGAGCTGGAAAAAGAAACTCATCCATAggacattattatatacatgtatgtatatatatatacatacatgcatacatacatacgtacatacatacatacatacatacatacatacatacatacatacatcatacatacatacatacatacatacatacatacatacatacatacatacatatatacatacatacgtacatatgtacgtacgtacgtacgcaTACACCtatgcgcgcgcgcgcttATGATATGTGTGTGCgcgtatgtgtatatgtaaatGCGTACCTGTTcaaatgtatgtgtatatgtataatatatgtacagaaaaatatgtatatctcTGCATGTATtcgcgtgcgcgcgcgcgtgtgctTATACTGTTATACATATGTgcatttattttctctctctgttttgCTGCTGTTGTAAGTATTTGGTATGTGTTGggcatcattatatatttaaatataaattagtggTCAGggacatatatgtatatgtatgaaaCAAATATGTGGATTGTTCCTAACTAAAGACATTGaatgtcaaattttattattttttaccatTAGTAAAATAATGCTAAAACATTTGTGTTAAaactacaattttaaaaataaataaataaaaaagagagaagaaaaaaaagaaaaaaaaaaaataaagaaagaaaacgcaaGTCACAACATATAGAACAAGCCACATgggaatatgaaaaaaatgtattcgaaATGTTTAatgtaagaagaaaaaagaagaaaaggaaaaagatgtTCTTATACCATCTTCAATTTGATGAGTCAATTAACGTtcattttgaaacaaataccataaacataaataaaaataattcaataaaacaaGTTATAGAAACAGGAAGAaagcaaagaaataaaacatgtgcaataatgtatttaaacatttcgaaaatttacttattttggTAGCAATAACAATTTTGTAACATTTCTAAAGTTTTTCTAAACAAAAGTGAAGGGAATTGATATATCCATAACAAGATGTTGTAAACTAGGATAACAGAATTTGTACGCTTCACAAACATGTACCTACatgatagtaaaaataattcaaataatatctacATACCTCTCTAACAGCTTGTTGTGCTGCTTCCCTATTAGTAAAAGTGATAAAAGCATATCCTCTGTTACATCCTGCCATCGGATCCATCATTAATCTTAAATCCCAAATTTTTCcacatttttcaaacaaaggAATTAATTCATCTTCATACATatcttttggaatttttccacAAAATACCTTTTAggagaaaagaatatataaaataacagaaaattaaaattttaataactgatacaaaaaaaattaaaaaaaatatataaaaaaaagtagagcttgataaataaaaaaaatgatataaaaaataaatatacaaaaataattcattgtttTACCTCACAACCAGTTCCAGGTGTAGGACCTTCCCAATTTGGAGGAGGACCTCCATATTTCCTCTGTCCTGTTGTTACATCCAAAGGATAACCAGTTCGTTCAAGAATCATCtaagatattataaacaattctgtattttttttataatttatgtaagtttataaataattataaatataatttatattataaatatcaaattaataaaataaatatctaccTTTATTTTGTCTTCATCTGGTGCTTTTGGAGTAGTACTGGTACCAGTACCTTGTCCAGCTCGACTTTTCTGTCTATAGGTTTTCATTACACCACAAAGATATGCAGATTTATTTGATACGTGTTCTAAATTAGATTCAAGAAATTGTGTGAGTACATTTAATGCACCATCAACAGGAAATTCTTTTAAAGCATCTAATGCTCTTTCATCCAAATCCACATGAGCTAATTTtcctgttttataaatttcatctaaTTTTGCAGCTACTTTTTCATCTAATCCATATTGAATcaactttgaaaaatcttcTGTTCTTTCTACATATTCCATTTCCTCCTTAGACTGTTtctcttccatttttatttccccATTTCCTTCTGCCATAgctaaaacaaatttttatttccaagacAACATCtttgagaaaacaaaaattttaattattttaatttttatatttatattatatttaaaatttatatctttttaaattattattgaaataaaatatatttaacacattAAACTTATTGCCCATTAAATATCTTCATTAATCCTTTGCGGTTATATTTTCACcagatacaatattattactattgaaaatatttattaataagaattatttttcatttattatataatcttataaaaataagcaaatttttttctataaatttttacatatatttaactcAACAATAATGAATtcgattttgttattaataattactttataaaattctaattttgtattgtatcatatatttttaaacatttttcaatataaaaaatctaatttatgttaacatgtattaaaataatcagtaCTCACATAATTACTGATGAGTTATTCCACTatctaagaataaaaaagaatcgaaaaatcaaacatttttaaaaatataattatattatattaattaatattataaaaatattataaacaataagattcttaaatcttttttaattcttaaacttCAAcacttgttttaataatagaatgaaaaaatatattttatcaaaaataatgcaaaaattgatttaaaattttcacatttatcacaataatactaaattctttattttaactgagaaaataaaagagaaaaaaaataactaaatagaaatatataataaaaaattaaaatagaaatatactgcaaaggattaaaatataaaaaatcttttaaacaaaattacatatattgttatattattaatgattttaatttttttaagtgggcaatatcaatattattatatatatattatcatttacaatatcaaaattacatattagcatttaaatattatttttttagtacttaaatattaaaatctaatattttctaaattataattataaaatattaaaagcattaaaatatttcttattttgtataaaaaaatattgtttaatatgatatatataatttgaaaaataagtatacatatttataaataattataatatttaatcatatatgtttatgaaaattaaaaaaatcataatagtttttttattaatacttaatataagattaataatttaatataatttataatattcataatattcaatatataatactattttcaaactttatattcagaatttccaatatctattattcaaaatttttttaattaaaatattaatcattcaaaagattaaaaataaggtatattatgtacaaaataaaatgaaacatatataaaaagaatatataaataaataatttgaaatgggaaaaaaagaactggaaatagaaatatgtagaaataattatgaaaaaaaatggagtACATGAAATAGAAGAAACGAACGTGATTAAGACTCGAACACAACTATTCAACATATAATGCATAGTACGTACAAGTTCCCGCGTttgcaaacaatttttatattaaaactcttaaatattatccatagctttataaataaaaattacaggaaaatttttatgaatatcatCAATGTATCATTGATAATATCGTATACCTACTccttaatttgaaatatataataaagaagtcTCCATTATTGAACAATGCACTTTAAAATatgagaatttaattattataatgaattgttTCAGAATaacgtatttaatatataaaatacaaaattgtgCTTCAAGAGAAATGTAACTGCAATTTTTTGTGTAAAGCTTGCCGGCCGGCAATAGAGTTGCATCCATATTTCTTGAAGGATGCAATGCACTTTTACACTCGCGATAACATCACACCTGCTATTCTaactaatgaattttttatcgtgtTTATTAacgcattattaaaaaagcacattgataaaaattattcacaataTTCATAACAAGAATAATTGCATATACCTTAGAAAGTAATCGAACAAAATCCTCCTGTGAGGAAATGGCGATAGACGTCAACGTGATTGCAGACTACGGGGTTCACAAAACGACGCGCAAAGATACGCTCGAACCCAGCGACACGAGTTAGCCATTTTCTTCTGAGGTATATTCGCGAATTCTGATTGGTTCGTGCAAaacgttgaaaagaaaaagttgacCATGCAATATGCACTCGTGAAATAACGAATTTCATACTTGAAATGTAGATACACAATAGTATGTTAATTCTATAATACgcaaatttaatctaatcgtTGTACTTgttcaatgaattattttcaattgcaaattatttttaataaatatattatctatatatacaaaaaatttaaaagtatcaataataattatatatctataatttttttgatattattctattttttttgttcttttttttttttttagttttagtaataaaatttgaatacaaaCTAAActtatttgaattatgaatcaaaaatttttattattaaaataataagttaataatttatcaaaaatattataactacgctcttataaaatatcacaaaataaatttttttgtttctatttttttttatattactttttttgaataatgaaataataaaaaaaattaaatgaaatatgaaaacagtataattttatattaaatttcacaaaaaaataaatgattgtatataattctaatgcTACATTTActtcatattaataaacttataatttaatataatttatacttataaaatattattttttaggttagattaaacaataaagaaagaataattgataagaatattaagcaaatcaaaatcaaatgcCATAACCtccgaaatataattatacgatataaaaataatgtaccTGTATAAAATCTGAAATCTTCACAgtattaattttgaacaaattataaaacgaaGCACCAAATATTATACACAAAACAGTCACAAGCTTTTaaccaataaaaaattcatattacagATATCACCAATGTTAACACAAATATAAACTTGCATGTACTTTTCTTCACTTTCACGTTATATCAAACTATattcaaatgtatattataaattgcattCAACACTTGAttgtattagataaaatataatgcagTGAATTTAGTCTTGTAGGCACTTGCAAAGTTTCGATAATATTGCAGAGATGGTGACGGTAAGTGAAGTAAGCCCGGGCGCAGCGTTTTGATATCATGTAGTGCCTACATAGCCGTAATGCATAAATTGGACTGTCTCGCTAAAAGAACGGTGCAGTGGTGCAAGCCCTACAAAACCAAACCAGTTTCCTCACTTGCTCGCTTGCTTGCTAGTTGCGCCCCAATCCAATCCGATTCAACCGCTTACCTCTCTTCGCGGTATATGCGAGCCCCGCCTTAGTCAGGCTCGTCGCAATTCTTTTCTGTTCCTGTATcattctttcaataatttttcatatttttttcttttttatttttttaatatttatatttttttataatagtatatttaaatatttttattgtaatttatttatttttattatctttatttctattctatatatcGTTATGTGTACAGttacatatgttatatatacattatttgtaattaaattatgatagaagaattcaaagaaataattttagaatagcattaaattatatttgattagaaTTACAATATTCGTCTCATTAATTACaaaacattgaatatattaaaaaaataatacattaaaaatactattattttattataaaatattatatatacaaataataaaaagaaaattatataatatggagaaattgatatatctctaaaatgtatgaatatacttaaattaataaaccattgaattaataaaccaatatattctataaaataaaattatgtatatattatatatgcatgcatatgtataaataaataaataaatatatattagatttcagtagattttaagtatatatatttttttctttttaataaagttataatcatatattattacatatgatacaatatttttagaaaatctatatttaattagaaaattctgcaattttttttattatgaaatttaaatcttttatattttatattttatatatgttttattattatattatatgttatactattatgtattgatattaatagcataaaatatacaaatttttctattaattttataaattcttttcccaaattaagaattattacatattatatatatatatatatgtatgtaattttatttacattataaaaatgctatttcaataatttgaaataaaatcataaaaaatataaaattttatattatattttcacatttttaaaaaattgatattaaaataaaattctacaatttaaattatcattctctacttaaaaagaaattagatagTTCCTATGAACATTTtcctaattattataaataacattttagatAACAGAACAGAGTACAGACAACAAGATACGGTCCTGAATTCAACCGTAAACCGCCTGTCTGGTTGAGCACGCACCCGCGTCCCTCAAAGGAGAAGAAGCAACAAAGACAGATGGTGCTCGTATGTTCGCTCGCTGAAACCTGTTCCTTCAGAACTTTTccgttttcttaatttttattcgttcaaaTTCTGTTtgcgttaaaaattattattttattcataatcataattaaaactatgcgttaattcatgaataaaatgttgataaattaaacttcatttattgttatactgtatatttaaatatacatatttctttttcctcttgttccctctccttctttcaTGTCTTTTTCTATCTCTCATTACTTAGCTGTCTGCACTCTCTACAGACAATGCATTTTTTGCTCGACTCTAGAGCCATTGTCGTGGGAGGTTGGAATTTTAACGtagaaatgtttataattaaatttatatatctaaaaaaatttaaatatatttaatatttttagtatcatctctttaaatatattataatataagagagATATCTGAAcaataatttgatgaaaaaaattgttattattctttttataattattattaaaattacaattattattaaaatatttttcgcgaatattttttata
The DNA window shown above is from Apis cerana isolate GH-2021 linkage group LG4, AcerK_1.0, whole genome shotgun sequence and carries:
- the LOC108000838 gene encoding heterogeneous nuclear ribonucleoprotein R isoform X16, which encodes MAEGNGEIKMEEKQSKEEMEYVERTEDFSKLIQYGLDEKVAAKLDEIYKTGKLAHVDLDERALDALKEFPVDGALNVLTQFLESNLEHVSNKSAYLCGVMKTYRQKSRAGQGTGTSTTPKAPDEDKIKMILERTGYPLDVTTGQRKYGGPPPNWEGPTPGTGCEVFCGKIPKDMYEDELIPLFEKCGKIWDLRLMMDPMAGCNRGYAFITFTNREAAQQAVRELDNHEIKPGKNLKVNISVPNLRLFVGNIPKSKGKEEILEEFGKLTAGLTEVIIYSSPDDKKKNRGFCFLEYESHKAASLAKRRLSTGRIKVWGCDIIVDWADPQEEPDEQTMSKVRVLYVKNLTQDCSEEKLKESFEQYGNIERVKKIKDYAFVHFEERDNAVKAMNELNGKEIGGSHIEVSLAKPPSDKKKKEEMLRARERRMMQMFQGRSGGSPSHPSMMGGPMPVRGPGQGPRGTGAGMRGQMGRGDYGWTWPWSSAAWPSRWPPSPWASQGGTQPRNFRGSWGPAAVRSWGGPRQGKFTSR
- the LOC108000838 gene encoding heterogeneous nuclear ribonucleoprotein R isoform X17, which produces MAEGNGEIKMEEKQSKEEMEYVERTEDFSKLIQYGLDEKVAAKLDEIYKTGKLAHVDLDERALDALKEFPVDGALNVLTQFLESNLEHVSNKSAYLCGVMKTYRQKSRAGQGTGTSTTPKAPDEDKIKMILERTGYPLDVTTGQRKYGGPPPNWEGPTPGTGCEVFCGKIPKDMYEDELIPLFEKCGKIWDLRLMMDPMAGCNRGYAFITFTNREAAQQAVRELDNHEIKPGKNLKVNISVPNLRLFVGNIPKSKGKEEILEEFGKLTAGLTEVIIYSSPDDKKKNRGFCFLEYESHKAASLAKRRLSTGRIKVWGCDIIVDWADPQEEPDEQTMSKVRVLYVKNLTQDCSEEKLKESFEQYGNIERVKKIKDYAFVHFEERDNAVKAMNELNGKEIGGSHIEVSLAKPPSDKKKKEEMLRARERRMMQMFQGRSGGSPSHPSMMGGPMPVRGPGQGPRGTGAGMRGQMGRGDYGWTWPWSSAAWPSRWPPSPWASQGGTQPRNFRGSWGPAAVRSWGGPRQGKFTR